Sequence from the Amaranthus tricolor cultivar Red isolate AtriRed21 chromosome 1, ASM2621246v1, whole genome shotgun sequence genome:
TTATCGATCTACATTATATTCTCAATTTCAGTAGAGATGTTgccgaaattttcactcacTCACCCACCTCTTTAAAATTAATGTTTAACGtttatttaaattctttttcttttctttttatgtaacaccaaaatttcctcccgtccttcacgattttggtttcgtttaTGGGGTTGGAAATttaggggtgttacaggtggttaccaTAGCTAGTGGTTCCTACTTTGATGCTTGTATTCTGAAGTCTTTAAGGaattgtttaaagttaacgttaCGCGTGAGAACTAGGGTAGATTTGGGATGGGTATACGACTTATGTTTTGCGttgtgattatcattgcatGTGCATAAGTAGACTAAGTTTAGTAACTTGAtgtctttttttaaattaacatctGGATGTCTTTTTTTAGCGCAATGTAGTGATTGTATTTTCAATTATCAGTCGTTGttcaatgtaatttttttagcaCAATTGattgtgtatatttttttaaaattatcgtcatcccttataatttttttggttcCGCCCTTGCATACTTCCCAAGTTCCTAACTTTATTCCATGGGGATTATCACAGGCACAACTACGAGAAAGAAATAGAGGATAGTGTATTCCCAAAAATCAATCAAAGATGTTAAAGTTCTTATCAAAAGTAAAATTAGAATTCAACGCACTGGACTCCCGTGCAGGTGCGTGTATGGAATTCTTAGCTCAATGCAGTGCCGGCACAGCCAGGGATTCCAATCCATCTTGCCAAGTTGAAGTCAAAAGGCGAACCGATGATCACCCACCTCAAATCAAGGTCACTTTCGTCAATGGTGTCGAAGAAGTTTTTGATGCTTCCATAACTTCTGCTCAATCAATTCGTTCTCTCATCCTTGATAAAGGTCGGTATCTTGAAATTGAGCAGATGTTTCGTGATGGTGGTCATGGTTGGCCTATCATTATTCCTGAACAAGAGCTTCATGAACCTGTTCCTAGTATCAAGGTATCAACTCGTTTTTCTAATTTGTCTTTCGGGCATTTCGTTGAACACTTAATGGGTGTTGATTTTTTTGTCTTGAGTTATTTTCTTGCTGGAAGtggaaatttaataaataagtttGAATGAGCATTTGGGTGATGAAAGTTAGGGTTGATTGACCTTTATAGGATTTCCAATGGTTTGATATATAATATGCTATTGGTTTGCAAAATTTTGGTTCTTAGTAAGCGCCTTGGATGGATTGAACaaattttcatgcaaaatagTGGAAGAGCATCAAAATTTAGCTATGAGTACCCACTACCATTTTCATTCGTGTGAACTGCTTGTAGTGATTGCATATCGAGCTGATTGTGCTCTCGATCTTTAAGTGTGAATGTGGCTTAGTAAGGCGTGTTTGTTTGAGGATATTAGACTTGAGACTTTCATGTCCAATTCTCACCTTTCACGTGTCTAGCTTCCCCAACATATGTGACTTTCCCTCACAATTTTCCCGGTTGCACCTTCTACATCCTCGTAACAAACAAGAGATTTGAGACTGAACAAGTCTCAATATTAAGTCTCACATTATATGTTCCTCCCCTAAGTATTTAGATTTTAGTCATTGTTTGATTGCCCTTGAGGTTATGTTTTctccaaatttattatttttgttttcctAGACTTTTAACTATTTTTGCTGAACTTAGCTTATTAATGCTCAACTTCACATCTTACTActaacttatttt
This genomic interval carries:
- the LOC130806333 gene encoding uncharacterized protein LOC130806333 isoform X1, which produces MLKFLSKVKLEFNALDSRAGACMEFLAQCSAGTARDSNPSCQVEVKRRTDDHPPQIKVTFVNGVEEVFDASITSAQSIRSLILDKGRYLEIEQMFRDGGHGWPIIIPEQELHEPVPSIKPRKAEDKKQ
- the LOC130806333 gene encoding uncharacterized protein LOC130806333 isoform X2; protein product: MEFLAQCSAGTARDSNPSCQVEVKRRTDDHPPQIKVTFVNGVEEVFDASITSAQSIRSLILDKGRYLEIEQMFRDGGHGWPIIIPEQELHEPVPSIKPRKAEDKKQ